Part of the Candidatus Eisenbacteria bacterium genome is shown below.
GTGGTGAAGCTTGCGGAGCGGTGCTGGCGCATGTTGTCCTCCCCATCCGGAGGGGCGTCCGGCTCCCGTAGCCAGGCCGCCACTGACCCCTGTGATCCATGGCGGTCCGGCCGGCGTGGGTCGTTTCCGGGCTTGTTCCCGAAGCCCGCGACCGTTAGCCCCGTGACTCTGCGCCCTGCCCTTTCAGACAGTTTGCTCTGAACATGGATTGCGGTAAGCCCTTCCCCGATTCGCTGTCGAGCACGATCCATGCCACACAACATGTTGCGTTGCGCATGGCCGCTTCGGGTCGTATCCGATGGGCTTCACGTGCACCTACATCGCGTCAGTGCTGTTGTGTGCAACGGGCACGGCCAGATTTGCAGTTGCGGACGGGCAGGACTGCACGAGGGGGGCGCCGATCGGCACCGGCCTCGGGGAGTCGTCTTCGTACGCGCGCCGTACGAGCGGGTACAGAAGGACTACATCAGGCGAGGCGAGTCCTACATCTCCTCAGGCGCGATCTCGCCCTCGCGGTTCTGGGGGGTGGGCCGACGCGATCTCTGCTTCACTGCATGAACGAAGTCTGTTCGCCACCTGGCGCCCCATCTCGCGAGACGCGCGAGTGCCGTGTCGTTGTACATATTGATGGTCGATAGCGCGCGGCTCCGCTTCGTCCATCGGCCCTTGTAGTGGCCGCCTCGCAGGAGGTCGACCTCCTTCAGTCCTTCTTCGGAGGATTCCCTGATGACCTCGTACAAGAGGAGATTTCCAGCGCCGTACTTTTCCCACGCCGGATCCATGCCCGTCTGGTAGGCGAAGGCCCGCCCGTGGCACTCGAAGCAGTACCAAGCGGAGAGAGGAACTCCGCGCTGGCGTAGGAATCGGAGCCGCAGCTGCCCCTGCTGCTGGAGCCGAACCGCGATATCCTCATGGAATCGGATCAGCCGCTCTCCCTCGAATACCGTGGCCCTCTTCAAGCTGGCAGCGCGCAGGCGGTGGAGATCGAACAGTTGTCGCACCGCGTTCTTGGCTTCAACCGGATCGCACTTCCAGTACTCCACGCCCATTCCGCCGAAAAGCTGGCCGGCCAGGCCCTCCAGGTGCTTTCGTTTCTTCTTCCGAAGGCTCATGCGATACGAGTCGAAGCCAACGCTCAGGTCGACGTAGGGAGCGGCGGACACGACCCGCGAGTCCACGGGAAACGGAACCGTGTTTCCCTCTGCCCATTCCAGCAAACGCGAATCCTCGGCGACGTGGGAGAAATGAAGCAGGTCCCAATCGCGGAATTCCCACTGCAAGTAGGTCCCGGCGGCAGCCAGACATTCGGCCGCGTCCGACGCGGACGCGATGAGGTCGATGTGGTCGGACCCGAGCTCCCGGCTTCCACAGTAGAGGAGCGTCCGTGTTGGGAGAGCCGCGTCCTCCACGATCATCCAGCGGGAAGCGAGGGGGAGGATCCCCACGAGTGTTTCCCCCCGATAGAAGTGGAGCAGCACGGGCTCGTAGGCGTCCCCGAAGTGCCTCCACCAGGCCTCGATCCATTCCCAGGTGGAGAAGGTCGACGGGCGGGCCATGGCCGCGACGAGGCCGTTCCACTCCGCGCGAATTTCACGGAGCCGGTCCACGTCAGCCCGCTCGACGCGAAGCATCAGGGCTTGGCTCCGGCCAGGAGACGCCGGTAGGTCGCGAGATGCGCGGAGACCATGGCTCCGATACTGAATCGCTCCACGGAGGCACGCGCATCCGCCCCCATGCGATCGCGGAGGTTTCCATCCGCGAGGAGAGCGCTTATCCGGGAAGCGAGCGCCGGCACGTCGCCGGTCGGGACGAGATAACCCGTCCTGCCATCCTCGATCAGCTCCTCGTTGCCCCCCACTCGGGTCGCGACCGGGGGGACGCCGCACGCCATGTACTCAAGCAAGGAGTTCGAGAACCCCTCGGATTCGGAGCAGAGGAGGCCGACGCGGAAGTGTTTCACGACGGGGATTACGTCCGGCAGGCTCCCGAGCAGATGCAGGAACGGGCGCACGCCGAGTCTCTCCGCCAGCGCCTCCAGGTCGGCCTCGAGCGTGCCTTCCCCGATCAGAACGAGGTGCGCCGATGGGTGATCGTGATGAGCCCTCGCGAATGCTTGGATCGCATCGGCGGGACGTTTGACGGGTCTGAGGTTCGCGACCATCCCGACGATTGGATCGTCCTTGCCGATCCCGAGCCGCTCCCGCAGGTCCGGCTGGGCCGGCTCGGCGATGCGGGGCGTGGAATAGCCGTTGTAGATCACCTCCACCTGCTTCGGCGGTACCTTTTCGTGCCGAACGGCGTGATCCGCCACGGCGCGGCTGTTCGCGACGATGCGATCCACAAACGGATTGGCCAGGCGCGCCAGGAATAGCTTGGCGGGAGAGTACCAAAGGCCCATGTCACGCCTGGAGACGATCACCTTGCATCCGCTAAGCTTGGCGAAGATGGGAACGATCAGGGCCGCGTCATTGAAGAAGACGTGCACGAGGTCGATGCGCTCGCGACGCAGGAATTGCGCGAAACGGATCAGGCGGATCGGGGTCTTCACGCTGAGAACGCGCCCGACATCGAGCGTCGAAATGGGGCAGATCCGACTCCCCTGCTCCCGCGTGAACGGGGACGGTCGAAGCACGGCGAGCCGCGGGGATTCCCCGGCGCGGGCGAGACCCTGGATCAATTCCAGGAGCTGGCCCTCCGTGCCGCCGTTTGGGTGCTCGTAGTAGTCGATGACGAAAAGAACGTTCATCGATCCGGGGTCACCAACCAGGCATCCCGCTAACCCGCATCCGGAAGAGAGCAAGCGAGTCGTACCGCCCGACCGCT
Proteins encoded:
- a CDS encoding GNAT family N-acetyltransferase, translating into MLRVERADVDRLREIRAEWNGLVAAMARPSTFSTWEWIEAWWRHFGDAYEPVLLHFYRGETLVGILPLASRWMIVEDAALPTRTLLYCGSRELGSDHIDLIASASDAAECLAAAGTYLQWEFRDWDLLHFSHVAEDSRLLEWAEGNTVPFPVDSRVVSAAPYVDLSVGFDSYRMSLRKKKRKHLEGLAGQLFGGMGVEYWKCDPVEAKNAVRQLFDLHRLRAASLKRATVFEGERLIRFHEDIAVRLQQQGQLRLRFLRQRGVPLSAWYCFECHGRAFAYQTGMDPAWEKYGAGNLLLYEVIRESSEEGLKEVDLLRGGHYKGRWTKRSRALSTINMYNDTALARLARWGARWRTDFVHAVKQRSRRPTPQNREGEIAPEEM
- a CDS encoding glycosyltransferase; translation: MNVLFVIDYYEHPNGGTEGQLLELIQGLARAGESPRLAVLRPSPFTREQGSRICPISTLDVGRVLSVKTPIRLIRFAQFLRRERIDLVHVFFNDAALIVPIFAKLSGCKVIVSRRDMGLWYSPAKLFLARLANPFVDRIVANSRAVADHAVRHEKVPPKQVEVIYNGYSTPRIAEPAQPDLRERLGIGKDDPIVGMVANLRPVKRPADAIQAFARAHHDHPSAHLVLIGEGTLEADLEALAERLGVRPFLHLLGSLPDVIPVVKHFRVGLLCSESEGFSNSLLEYMACGVPPVATRVGGNEELIEDGRTGYLVPTGDVPALASRISALLADGNLRDRMGADARASVERFSIGAMVSAHLATYRRLLAGAKP